GCGATCGCCATGAGCAGCTTTAAGAAGTGGCACGTTTGACTATTTCAACTGCTTTAGCGTTTAACCCTTTTTCATTTGTGAATAGTACAAATTCAACAACATCTCCACAATATAGCCTCTGTTCAGCACCACGAATATCACTAAAGTGAATGAAAATATCTTGTGGGTGGTTTCCCTGAATAAAACCAAATCCTTTGATATCACTAAACCACTTGACCTTACCTTGTTCACGTTCAACTTGAGCAGCAATAACTCTAAGCTTGGGTCGTTCAGAAACTTTAGATTGTTCTTTAATTGTAGTTTCCTCATTAAGAAGGTTAATCAGGTCAGTCGTAAAAGCTTTACGACGAGTAGCTTCAAACCGATTGTAAGTCACTTTTAATAGTGCTTGCTCAATTAGATTAGTGGCTTTCTTAAAGACCTCAATAGCTCTAGCTTCATCCCATAATATTTCGCGTATATTATCGCAATACTTTTCAATTTTTTTATTGCTGTTCAAATAGGGTAAAGTATTTGTTTCGGTAAGCAAACGGAATAACATCAAAAAGTGAAAGCGGAATGCACGATAATTTTTAGCATTCAATTCCTTTTGCTCAAAAAATCGTTCAAGTAAGGCATAGGCATAACTACTACAGTAGTAAGGGTAAGGATTATGCTCTTCTTGAAAGAGTTTACCTTCATAAGACTTCAATAATTCGCCATAGTAACGGTGAGTACTTTGCGGTTCGTTAAGAAACATCCCTAGAAAACACTTGACTTGTGTGGCAAGCGAAATAATTTGTGTTGGTTTTATCGCTAATCCATCATATTGTTTTGAACGCCGTTCATAGTACAACGGTCGTTCGCTCTTAAATGTGTTATAAAACTCTTCAAGATGTTTATGAAAAGGTTTAGTGGACTCAAACGCTTCAACATAAACCTGAGTTTGTCTGTTGGTTGCCCGAATAATCTGATTTGTGACTTCAGTGTTATCAGTAACAATCAATTTTAAGGGTATAAACATCTTTTCAGTAAGAGCCTCTTTGTTGAGGAAAATTACATGACTTGTTTGACAGCCATTTACAATTTGATAATCTGTAATGGTAAAGCGTGAACCTACTTGATTAACTTTTCTTGCAACTACTGTAATTCCATTATTCAAAAGGGCAAATCTATCACTTTGAGCCGGGTCGTTTATCGTTGTCTTAATTTCTTGATTGACAAGATTATTACCTTGAAAGTCTCGAACATTATCATAAAAAAGGCTCCTGACGAGATTGCCATCTGTGTCTGTAATCAGCTTTAAGTACTCTGAGGCTGGCAGGATTCCAATGTATGCTTGATGAACTTCACCAATTGACGGCATAGCTGTATGTTTCTCAAAGTTAATCTCCTTAGAGATTTTCCGCCGAAGTTCTAAATAAAGCCGTTTAAGATGTTCACTATCAACTGGGACAAAGCGTACCAAACTAAAGAGTTTAGTCGCTTCAAGAGCAGCTTTTTCGACCTGTACCCTACCTTCTAAATTTGGATCTCCCGTCCAAGTGCCTGTTGTGACATAGTACATTTCACAAACAGGGGATTTATCCATATCAATGCTAAACTTGTAGATGTAGTCTTTAAGTGTGCGAAGATTTGTCAGTTGTGGGTTCATAGGAATAGTAGGTTGCTCTTCAAAAAAGCTACGAACACCAAATAGGAAGTTTCCTAAATCTCCTGAGTCAAATTTAGCTGAAGTTTTCGATTGGATAAAAATAAATTTTATATCAAATCGACGAAGATTTTTACGAAAATAATCTACTTCTTCTTCTGATGTGACTAAGTGATCGTTAACGAGAATTGCTATTCCATCAATAGCATTATCATTGCCCCCACCAATTGTTGTTGTTTCAACATCAAAAGGATCGGGATGATTTTTTGAAAGAATTGTATGATTGACAAAATGCTCAAAAGCCGTTGCTTCTTCAAGGTGAGCAAGGTCACTCTCATTAACAAAGTTTTGAATGTAGTTTTCTAAAATTTTATCCATATTGACTTATGCAAAGAAGTAATCAAAATTTAATCCCTTGATACTTAGTATCAAAATTATATATGATTATAACTAAAAAAGTATTTAAGTAGTCGGATATAAATAATGTTAACTGTCTTAAGTTTTATGAATACCCTCAATCAGCCTGCTGGCAATGATCGCGTAACTTTTACAAAAATTAACACAGTATTGATTACTTTTGTCCGACTACTTAGACATAATTAAAGCGATCTATGTTTTGTTTTGTAAATCGCTTCCAGCTACAATTAGTAGGGTGCGTCAGAGAGCTTCAAATCCTGATGCTGTCGCTCATATCTAGAGCGCCAGTCCAGTAGAATAAATTGACAAAAAGAACGAAATATGTCTTGTGTAGGGGAGAAGCATTTGGGCGACAATTTATTGCACAAAACCCAAGATTTTCTGTCCAAATGCTTCGCCCTGCCGGGGTCTAAAGCCAATTACACATTATGTTGTTTTTGTCAACCTCTTTTAATGGACTGGCGCTCTAGGGTCTGACGCACCCTACAACT
This DNA window, taken from Aerosakkonema funiforme FACHB-1375, encodes the following:
- a CDS encoding AIPR family protein — its product is MDKILENYIQNFVNESDLAHLEEATAFEHFVNHTILSKNHPDPFDVETTTIGGGNDNAIDGIAILVNDHLVTSEEEVDYFRKNLRRFDIKFIFIQSKTSAKFDSGDLGNFLFGVRSFFEEQPTIPMNPQLTNLRTLKDYIYKFSIDMDKSPVCEMYYVTTGTWTGDPNLEGRVQVEKAALEATKLFSLVRFVPVDSEHLKRLYLELRRKISKEINFEKHTAMPSIGEVHQAYIGILPASEYLKLITDTDGNLVRSLFYDNVRDFQGNNLVNQEIKTTINDPAQSDRFALLNNGITVVARKVNQVGSRFTITDYQIVNGCQTSHVIFLNKEALTEKMFIPLKLIVTDNTEVTNQIIRATNRQTQVYVEAFESTKPFHKHLEEFYNTFKSERPLYYERRSKQYDGLAIKPTQIISLATQVKCFLGMFLNEPQSTHRYYGELLKSYEGKLFQEEHNPYPYYCSSYAYALLERFFEQKELNAKNYRAFRFHFLMLFRLLTETNTLPYLNSNKKIEKYCDNIREILWDEARAIEVFKKATNLIEQALLKVTYNRFEATRRKAFTTDLINLLNEETTIKEQSKVSERPKLRVIAAQVEREQGKVKWFSDIKGFGFIQGNHPQDIFIHFSDIRGAEQRLYCGDVVEFVLFTNEKGLNAKAVEIVKRATS